A window of the Dictyostelium discoideum AX4 chromosome 4 chromosome, whole genome shotgun sequence genome harbors these coding sequences:
- the samkB gene encoding SAM domain-containing protein, protein MDSTFDARASNKSYLGSNSIALTKNFEDWNNEAVCEWLSENNFKMSDIEKFQENKIKGDHLEFIGDKILIQMGLSIYERLSFKSIFKKLKNNNKIKIDSTDNYKNECESNSINNSNNNNNNNNNNNNNNNNNNNNNNNNNNNNNNNNNNNNNNKIDTFNSSIKQLNFSQEANDPNIKAPILDINQYKLIEEIGRGAFSIVEKYENKLKPNEFISIKRINVLASEKEMIVKEINMLYSINHPNIIKIIGYYKDEHYYYIATPYYKKGSIAKIVKSIKSKNNSGFSESNVRNISKKILNAIDYLHSSNPPIVHRDIKGDNILLNDSDEPILADFGLSYLAIENNTNFKTACCSPFWAAPEILNKSTSDFSRKCDIYSFGCTILEMIVGSDPWGGKRNHQSHSPPIPTYLTLECKEVLNETLKYNQNFRADSKQLLEAQWFKETSLRNSSNGEIIFSSEDIMKEFKKNGSTIQIGPVKQEYKYKEQFDIENISKWPREPSFIDPKHKNYKEVLNLYDHYINHSPFMAKIGPYVLDLKEELNEKTFYKSLAISSILGKIDKYEPTTNQNLIPSLFFGFINFVLYQTIKHYPSKFRIL, encoded by the exons atgGATTCAACATTTGATGCCAGAGCAAGTAATAAATCTTATTTAGGGTCCAATTCTATTGCGTTAACtaaaaattttgaagatTGGAACAATGAAGCTGTTTGTGAATGGCTTTcagaaaataatttcaaaatgtctgatattgaaaagtttcaagaaaataaaatcaaaggTGATCATTTGGAATTTATTGgagataaaattttaattcaaatgggACTAAGTATTTATGAACGTTTATCCtttaaaagtatttttaaaaaattgaaaaataataacaaaattaaaatagattCAACcgataattataaaaatgaatgcGAAtcaaatagtattaataatagtaataataataataataataataataataataataataataataataataataataataataataataataataataataataataataataataataataataataataataataaaattgatacaTTTAATAGTTctattaaacaattaaatttttccCAAGAGGCCAATGACCCAAATATCAAAGCACCAATACTTGATATTAATCAATATAAATTGATTGAGGAGATCGGAAGAGGAGCTTTCAGTATAGTTGAAAagtatgaaaataaattaaaaccaaatgaatttatttcaattaaaagaatcaatGTTTTGGCATCAGAAAAAGAAATG attgtaaaagaaatcaatatgctttattcaattaatcatccgaatattataaaaataattggatATTATAAAGAtgaacattattattacattgCAACACCTTATTATAAGAAAGGTTCAATTGCAAAAATTGTTAAAAgtataaaaagtaaaaacaaCTCTGGGTTTAGTGAATCTAATGTAAggaatatttcaaaaaagattttaaatgcgattgattatttacattCATCAAATCCTCCAATTGTTCATAGAGATATCAAAggtgataatattttattaaatgatagtGATGAACCAATCTTGGCTGATTTTGGTTTATCCTATTTGGCAATTGAAAACAACACCAATTTCAAGACAGCATGTTGCTCACCATTTTGGGCTGCTCcggaaatattaaataaaagtacATCAGATTTTAGCCGAAAATGTGATATTTATAGTTTTGGATGTACGATTTTAGAGATGATTGTTGGTAGTGATCCATGGGGAGGTAAAAGAAATCATCAAAGTCATTCACCACCAATTCCGACATATTTAACTTTGGAATGTAAAGAAGTTTTAAATGAAACTCTAAAGTATAATCAAAATTTCAGAGCAGATTCTAAACAACTACTCGAAGCACAATGGTTCAAGGAGACTTCTTTAAGAAATTCTTCAAATGGTGAAATTATCTTTAGTTCAGAAGATATAATGAAAGAATTTAAGAAAAATGGTTCTACTATTCAAATAGGTCCAGTAAAACAggaatataaatataaagagCAATTTGACATTGAAAATATCTCAAAATGGCCTCGAGAACCAAGTTTTATTGACccaaaacataaaaattataaagagGTTTTGAATCTATATGATCATTATATAAATCACTCCCCGTTTATGGCAAAGATCGGACCATATGTATTAGATTTAAAGgaagaattaaatgaaaaaacctTTTACAAAAGTCTAGCAATAAGTTCAATATTGGGAAAGATTGATAAATATGAGCCAACTACAAATCAAAATCTAATACCATCTCTATTTTTTGGATTcataaattttgttttatatcaAACTATTAAGCACTACCCATCAAAATTTAGAATTCTTTAG